The following coding sequences are from one Candidatus Oleimmundimicrobium sp. window:
- a CDS encoding HD domain-containing phosphohydrolase: MRVKDEVIGVINVGSNCPQKFRNEDLELLSTLSGEVAVSIHNATLFNELEELYIETIKAFVEAIEAKDSYTRGHSENVTKYAIMIADKIDFSEEDKRTIKSAGLLHDIGKIGIKEDILNKPGGLTKEEYDIVKTHPYIAVQILGQISNLKDVIPIIYHHHEKYDGKGYLKKLKGEEIPLGARILAVVDSFDAMTSARPYRPALSFDKAVKKLKENVGK; this comes from the coding sequence TTGAGGGTTAAAGATGAGGTAATAGGGGTAATAAATGTTGGGTCAAATTGTCCTCAAAAATTTAGAAATGAAGATTTAGAACTTCTTTCCACATTGTCTGGAGAGGTTGCTGTTTCAATTCACAATGCCACGCTCTTTAATGAATTGGAAGAGCTTTACATTGAAACCATTAAAGCGTTTGTTGAAGCAATTGAAGCCAAGGATTCTTATACAAGAGGTCATTCTGAAAATGTCACAAAATATGCAATTATGATTGCCGATAAGATTGATTTCTCTGAAGAAGATAAAAGGACAATTAAATCAGCTGGTTTACTCCATGATATTGGTAAAATAGGTATAAAGGAAGATATTTTAAATAAACCGGGGGGTTTAACTAAAGAAGAGTATGATATTGTAAAAACTCATCCTTATATAGCAGTTCAAATACTTGGACAAATTTCCAACTTAAAAGATGTAATTCCTATAATTTATCACCATCATGAAAAGTATGATGGCAAAGGTTATTTAAAAAAATTAAAAGGGGAGGAAATACCCTTGGGAGCCAGGATATTGGCGGTGGTGGACTCCTTTGATGCTATGACTTCGGCACGGCCTTATAGGCCGGCTCTAAGTTTTGATAAAGCTGTTAAAAAATTGAAGGAGAATGTCGGCAAGTAA
- a CDS encoding ATP-binding protein yields the protein MIQEVTVLSGKGGTGKTSLVASFAALAENKVMVDCDVDAADLHLILKPEVKETNDFYGLNEYLINKDICIECGKCEELCRFDAIDNFQIDGLYCEGCGICFLACPVSAIETKERVCGQWFISKTEYGPLVHAKLGIAQENSGKLVAEVRKAAKKMAQKKGIPLVITDGSPGIGCPVIASLSGTNLVLIVTEPTVSGAHDLERILDLCAHFKIKSLVCINKFDLNLKKTREIKELCKERSVEVVGKINYDSIFTEALIKGVPVVEFSDGETSRRIKSLWGNLYNKLSS from the coding sequence ATGATACAAGAGGTAACTGTTTTAAGCGGAAAAGGTGGAACCGGAAAAACCAGTTTAGTTGCATCGTTTGCTGCTCTTGCTGAGAATAAAGTTATGGTTGATTGCGATGTCGATGCTGCTGATCTTCACTTAATTTTAAAACCGGAAGTAAAAGAAACCAACGACTTCTATGGTTTAAATGAATATTTGATAAATAAAGATATTTGTATCGAATGTGGCAAGTGCGAAGAACTTTGTCGTTTTGATGCAATAGATAATTTTCAGATAGATGGGCTCTATTGTGAGGGTTGTGGGATATGTTTTTTGGCTTGTCCGGTTTCGGCGATTGAAACCAAGGAGAGAGTTTGTGGCCAATGGTTTATTTCTAAGACTGAATATGGCCCGCTTGTTCATGCTAAACTTGGAATTGCTCAGGAAAATTCAGGGAAACTTGTTGCGGAAGTAAGAAAAGCTGCCAAAAAAATGGCTCAAAAAAAGGGCATTCCTTTAGTCATAACAGATGGGTCACCCGGGATAGGGTGTCCGGTAATAGCATCGCTTAGTGGCACTAATCTTGTTTTGATAGTAACCGAACCAACCGTTTCAGGAGCACACGACCTGGAAAGAATTTTGGACTTATGTGCTCACTTTAAGATTAAATCTTTAGTTTGTATAAATAAATTCGATTTGAATTTAAAGAAAACACGCGAGATTAAAGAGCTTTGTAAAGAGAGAAGTGTGGAGGTTGTGGGAAAGATTAATTATGATTCCATTTTTACGGAGGCGTTGATAAAAGGGGTGCCGGTTGTTGAATTCTCGGATGGAGAAACTAGCCGGCGAATAAAATCTCTTTGGGGGAATTTATATAATAAGCTAAGCAGCTAA
- a CDS encoding cytochrome c biogenesis protein CcdA, giving the protein MNVQNYLTGFLQNTSWFTYVAVFLSGAILSLGSCTIVRIPVIIGYVGGVAPSSKRAFSATLFFVLGLVVTYSLLGVLLGSIGSLLTDLLVWSTYLYFAVGVFAILIGLHLLDLIHFKFPFKISERSFVKRSDLFGAFILGVSFTFFEAPVCPCCGPVMLLIAGYTVAKGKMIFGLTLFFTYALGQSIPLLVLGGFTGLLKSIEKRTHRFEEYVKITGGILLFLIGLYFIWIA; this is encoded by the coding sequence ATGAATGTTCAAAATTATTTAACAGGTTTTCTTCAAAATACATCTTGGTTTACCTACGTTGCTGTCTTTTTGAGTGGGGCAATTTTAAGCTTGGGCTCATGTACTATAGTACGTATCCCGGTAATTATTGGTTATGTTGGCGGGGTTGCCCCTTCATCCAAAAGAGCTTTTTCTGCGACTTTATTTTTTGTGTTGGGGCTGGTTGTAACCTACTCTTTACTGGGGGTTTTACTTGGAAGCATTGGCTCTCTTTTAACAGATTTATTAGTTTGGAGCACTTATCTCTACTTTGCAGTGGGTGTTTTTGCGATACTTATCGGTCTTCATTTGTTGGACCTTATTCATTTTAAATTTCCTTTTAAGATTAGCGAAAGAAGTTTTGTTAAACGCTCAGACCTTTTCGGGGCGTTTATTCTCGGCGTTAGCTTTACTTTTTTTGAAGCACCGGTTTGTCCATGTTGCGGCCCGGTTATGTTGTTAATAGCGGGTTATACTGTTGCTAAAGGTAAAATGATATTTGGGTTGACCTTGTTTTTTACTTATGCTTTGGGTCAAAGCATACCTCTTTTGGTCCTCGGCGGTTTCACGGGTCTTTTGAAATCGATAGAGAAACGAACGCATCGTTTTGAAGAGTATGTGAAGATAACTGGAGGAATTTTACTATTTTTAATAGGTTTATATTTTATTTGGATTGCTTAA
- a CDS encoding tetratricopeptide repeat protein has protein sequence MEQVYCKEGHEHHTVSKKDRLIMLLLVVVLAVLFLRPFVALQNINRGDSFLNYGFYNRAILQYKRATLLDSNNEKIYSWLGYAYNKKGDFDNAIESYEKAVELNPANNEVNLELGIVYYHKYQKTGKRVFYEKAVETFEKIIERDPSNESVKFMLERLKNN, from the coding sequence ATGGAACAAGTTTATTGTAAGGAAGGGCATGAACATCATACGGTTTCGAAAAAGGACCGTCTTATTATGTTATTGTTAGTAGTGGTTTTAGCGGTTCTGTTTCTAAGACCCTTTGTTGCATTGCAGAATATTAACAGGGGAGATTCCTTTCTAAACTACGGTTTTTATAATCGGGCTATTTTACAGTACAAGAGAGCGACATTATTGGATTCGAACAATGAAAAAATTTATAGTTGGCTTGGTTATGCCTACAATAAGAAAGGGGATTTTGACAATGCGATAGAGTCATATGAAAAAGCTGTTGAGCTTAACCCTGCTAACAATGAGGTAAATTTAGAATTAGGAATTGTATATTATCATAAATACCAAAAAACAGGTAAAAGGGTTTTTTATGAGAAAGCAGTTGAAACTTTTGAAAAAATTATTGAAAGAGATCCTTCTAATGAAAGTGTAAAGTTTATGCTGGAACGGTTGAAAAATAATTGA
- a CDS encoding FeoA family protein has protein sequence MVSLVDMKINQTGIVIKINGGAGLVCRLEALDVRVGKKITKLSSMIMRGPIVVKVNGCQVAVGRGMAKKIMVEVDG, from the coding sequence ATGGTTTCACTGGTAGATATGAAAATTAATCAGACCGGGATAGTTATAAAAATAAATGGAGGGGCAGGGCTTGTATGCAGGCTTGAGGCTTTGGATGTTAGGGTTGGAAAGAAAATCACTAAATTGAGCAGTATGATAATGCGAGGTCCAATTGTAGTTAAAGTTAACGGGTGTCAAGTGGCCGTTGGTCGAGGAATGGCTAAAAAAATTATGGTTGAGGTTGATGGATGA
- a CDS encoding ferrous iron transporter B has product MKILLMGNPNVGKSVIFSRLTGVYVTASNYPGTTVEFTKGTLKFKGEKAELIDVPGTYTLEPTCEAERVATEMVKEGDLIINVLDATNLERNLYLTFQILALKKPTIVALNIWDDAKHRGINIDLGKLEKLLGVPVVPTVAVSGEGIKELFNRLEEATVPSRPTYTKEERWVQIGRIIDEVQCVTHRHHTLIEKLEDASVQPLFGALLFLAVLTISFLIIRFIGEGLISYIFNPFFEGIYAPLIMKLSSVLGSGGIFHDILIGKLINGSIDFGQSFGLLTTGLYVPFAMVLPYIFSFYLMLGVLEDVGYLPRLAVLADNVMHKLGLHGAAIIPMILGLGCNVPGALSTRILESKRERFIAATIMAIGIPCMAQTAMIIGLVGSYGGRYLAIVFGTLFIVWFSSGLILNMITKGESPEIFLEIPHYRIPNINALAKKLWMRLSGFLLEAIPLVLIGVLFVNILYMIGFIELISNIGAPVVTHLWGLPESAVSALIVGFLRKDVAVGMLGPLGLTAKQAVIGSTVLAVYFPCIATFVVLIKELGIKDTFKSAVMMITVALLIGSILNLIL; this is encoded by the coding sequence ATGAAAATTCTTTTAATGGGGAACCCCAATGTTGGAAAAAGTGTGATATTTTCCCGGTTAACGGGAGTATATGTGACGGCCTCCAATTATCCCGGTACCACTGTGGAGTTTACGAAAGGGACTTTGAAGTTTAAAGGTGAAAAGGCCGAGTTGATAGATGTGCCCGGGACGTACACCCTCGAGCCCACCTGTGAGGCGGAACGAGTTGCCACAGAGATGGTAAAAGAGGGCGATTTAATTATAAACGTCTTAGATGCAACCAATCTTGAGCGAAATCTTTATCTTACGTTTCAAATTCTTGCTTTGAAAAAACCCACGATTGTTGCTTTAAATATATGGGATGATGCTAAACATCGGGGAATAAATATAGATTTGGGAAAGTTGGAAAAACTTTTGGGTGTTCCCGTAGTTCCCACGGTGGCGGTATCAGGCGAAGGGATTAAAGAGCTTTTTAATCGGTTAGAGGAGGCAACGGTGCCGTCTCGTCCAACTTATACCAAGGAGGAACGCTGGGTACAGATAGGACGGATTATAGATGAGGTTCAATGTGTAACTCACCGTCACCATACCCTTATAGAGAAGCTTGAAGATGCAAGTGTTCAACCCCTTTTCGGGGCGCTTTTGTTTTTGGCGGTATTGACCATTTCATTTCTGATCATAAGGTTTATCGGGGAGGGGCTTATAAGTTACATTTTTAATCCATTTTTTGAAGGAATTTATGCTCCTTTAATAATGAAACTTAGTTCTGTTTTGGGTTCAGGGGGGATTTTTCACGACATATTAATTGGGAAATTGATTAATGGTTCCATCGATTTTGGACAGTCGTTCGGGTTGCTTACTACGGGCTTATACGTTCCTTTTGCCATGGTCTTGCCTTATATATTCTCCTTTTATTTAATGTTAGGGGTTTTGGAAGATGTAGGTTATTTGCCACGTTTGGCGGTATTGGCAGATAACGTGATGCATAAATTGGGACTTCACGGCGCTGCAATTATTCCTATGATATTGGGTCTTGGTTGTAATGTGCCCGGGGCTCTATCAACCAGAATTTTGGAGAGTAAGCGGGAGAGGTTTATAGCGGCAACAATCATGGCCATAGGAATTCCGTGTATGGCACAAACGGCGATGATTATCGGGCTTGTTGGAAGTTACGGAGGAAGATATCTTGCCATCGTTTTTGGCACACTTTTTATTGTTTGGTTTAGTTCGGGGCTAATCTTAAATATGATAACAAAAGGGGAAAGCCCGGAGATATTTTTGGAGATACCGCACTATCGTATACCTAACATAAACGCTTTGGCTAAAAAACTCTGGATGAGATTATCGGGATTTTTGCTCGAAGCAATTCCGCTTGTTTTAATAGGAGTTCTTTTCGTTAATATCTTATATATGATAGGGTTTATCGAACTTATCTCAAATATAGGGGCCCCTGTTGTTACGCATTTATGGGGATTGCCCGAATCCGCTGTGTCTGCTCTTATAGTGGGTTTTTTGAGAAAAGACGTGGCTGTGGGAATGCTTGGCCCCCTTGGGCTAACTGCTAAACAAGCAGTTATTGGGAGCACGGTTCTCGCCGTCTATTTCCCGTGCATAGCAACTTTTGTTGTTTTAATAAAAGAATTGGGCATAAAGGATACATTTAAATCGGCGGTGATGATGATAACGGTTGCTTTGTTAATAGGTTCTATTTTAAATTTAATTCTTTAG
- a CDS encoding energy-coupling factor ABC transporter permease has protein sequence MSHLHIPDGIINPIWLLIGFIVTGLIICLSLFMLRKRDIQKLVPRIGIISAVMLLGMSVPLPVGIGYHLNLSVLVGIILGPWAGFISAFIVNLILALMGHGGVTVIGLNSLIIGSEVIFGFLFFKVFSRFLRINISALITTFFVLALSTSFMIGIVGITQINPAKFLHHHEHNHQTQLEEHSHQVESQEELSEISLVRFAKIIIPFAFIGWVIESLVTSIIISFVGRVKPDLFYEEKR, from the coding sequence ATGTCACACCTTCATATTCCGGATGGAATAATTAATCCGATTTGGCTATTAATAGGTTTTATTGTTACGGGTTTAATCATCTGCCTTTCTTTATTTATGCTTAGAAAGAGGGATATTCAAAAACTCGTCCCCCGCATCGGTATTATTAGTGCTGTTATGTTGCTGGGGATGTCGGTTCCGCTTCCCGTTGGCATAGGATATCATTTAAATTTAAGCGTTTTGGTTGGAATAATTCTTGGTCCTTGGGCCGGGTTTATTTCTGCTTTTATAGTTAATTTAATTCTTGCGCTTATGGGGCATGGCGGAGTTACTGTTATAGGGTTGAACTCTCTGATAATAGGGAGCGAAGTAATTTTTGGATTCTTGTTTTTTAAGGTATTTAGTCGTTTTTTAAGAATTAATATCTCAGCTTTAATAACGACATTTTTTGTGCTTGCTCTGTCTACCTCGTTTATGATAGGCATAGTAGGGATAACTCAGATTAATCCGGCAAAGTTTCTACATCACCACGAACATAATCATCAAACTCAATTAGAGGAACATAGTCATCAAGTGGAATCGCAAGAAGAACTTTCGGAAATTTCGCTGGTTAGATTCGCTAAAATTATAATTCCTTTTGCTTTTATTGGTTGGGTGATAGAAAGTTTGGTGACCTCGATAATAATTAGTTTTGTCGGTCGAGTAAAACCTGATTTGTTTTATGAGGAGAAGAGATAA
- a CDS encoding Fur family transcriptional regulator, whose amino-acid sequence MSENNSQLGIYKKMKSELKKLKEAGFKLTPQRQAILEVLRSSGMHMSADEIHEKVKKRCSQAGLATTYRTLDLFKELNLVTDINLGEGHKHYELKRKNHYHLVCRECGEIMEFRPNISNKMERGLLKNYGFKVIDYHVEFYGYCSKCLKKGEN is encoded by the coding sequence ATGAGTGAGAATAATTCTCAATTAGGAATTTATAAAAAGATGAAATCGGAATTAAAGAAACTTAAAGAAGCAGGTTTTAAACTTACGCCTCAAAGACAAGCAATTTTAGAAGTTTTGAGAAGTTCCGGCATGCATATGAGCGCTGATGAGATACATGAAAAAGTTAAAAAAAGATGTTCTCAAGCCGGGCTTGCCACAACTTATAGAACGTTGGATTTGTTTAAAGAATTAAATTTAGTAACAGATATAAATTTAGGCGAAGGTCATAAGCATTATGAGTTGAAGAGGAAAAATCATTATCACCTGGTTTGTCGCGAATGCGGAGAGATTATGGAATTTAGACCAAATATCTCCAATAAAATGGAGAGAGGATTGTTAAAAAATTATGGTTTTAAGGTGATAGATTATCATGTAGAATTTTATGGTTATTGTTCAAAATGTCTGAAGAAGGGAGAGAACTGA
- a CDS encoding GAF domain-containing protein, with protein sequence MQGKFEEKISECIKCPVFQEVKLKPATVYGIEPSDLNKNYFNKENCVYIKTLLELKPKVFEDFSKTGKHATIFGKERIRSQICLPLLTKNKIVGVLTFASDESEKFKSKQLSLLESIAYQIAGAIENASFYEKVRSEKIKLDAIFASMGEGIITTDKNNKIIAANKLAGEILGMSKRDLIKKDIALVYPKEKRDSVRKLIRQLKSGESLIKEIRIPIGAKKIRANFASIQRARDKFLGTVLLLQDITEKEYLYEKTKQAANKFSTLYEVSKVLSSTIELDELLGFIINCTVDTMGADTGSIMLIDKKSNKMKIAASKGLSKKIVEETCLKPGEGIAGWVFEKDEPLLLENIEDDSRFKGHETRKELGSSLSQFL encoded by the coding sequence ATACAAGGAAAATTTGAAGAAAAGATTAGCGAGTGTATTAAATGTCCGGTCTTTCAAGAAGTTAAATTAAAACCTGCCACTGTTTATGGGATTGAGCCTAGCGATTTAAATAAGAATTATTTTAATAAAGAAAATTGTGTATATATAAAAACCTTACTTGAACTAAAACCGAAAGTTTTTGAAGATTTTAGTAAAACCGGTAAACACGCAACCATCTTTGGAAAAGAAAGGATTCGTAGTCAAATTTGTTTACCCCTTCTTACAAAAAATAAAATAGTTGGAGTACTTACTTTCGCGAGCGATGAAAGTGAAAAGTTTAAGAGCAAGCAGCTCTCTTTATTAGAGAGCATTGCTTATCAGATAGCCGGGGCAATTGAGAATGCAAGTTTTTACGAGAAAGTAAGAAGTGAAAAGATTAAGTTAGATGCAATTTTTGCCAGCATGGGTGAAGGGATAATTACTACCGATAAAAACAACAAGATAATAGCAGCAAATAAACTGGCGGGGGAAATTTTAGGGATGAGTAAAAGGGATTTAATTAAAAAAGATATTGCTCTTGTTTACCCAAAAGAAAAAAGAGATTCAGTTCGAAAATTAATAAGGCAGCTTAAGAGCGGAGAGTCCTTAATTAAGGAGATTCGGATACCAATCGGGGCAAAAAAAATAAGAGCTAATTTTGCTTCAATACAAAGGGCGCGTGATAAGTTTTTAGGCACTGTTTTGTTATTGCAAGATATTACCGAAAAGGAATATTTATATGAAAAAACAAAACAAGCTGCGAATAAGTTTTCAACGCTTTACGAAGTCAGCAAAGTTTTAAGTTCTACCATTGAACTTGATGAGTTGCTTGGCTTTATTATAAATTGTACGGTGGATACAATGGGGGCTGATACTGGGTCGATAATGCTCATCGATAAAAAATCAAACAAGATGAAGATTGCAGCGTCGAAGGGACTAAGCAAAAAAATTGTTGAAGAAACGTGTCTTAAACCGGGAGAGGGAATCGCCGGATGGGTTTTTGAGAAAGATGAGCCTCTGTTACTGGAAAACATAGAAGACGACTCCCGTTTTAAGGGTCATGAAACACGAAAAGAACTTGGTTCATCTCTCTCTCAATTTCTTTGA
- a CDS encoding energy-coupling factor transporter transmembrane component T — MDLYFIDYLASNGHSFFHKASAVSKMIFSMSIIIAIIMSNRPSFLAFLLLFLLLLLKVLKQPVLKILAMTFYVAVFAIIFAVSQISGSFLWPLTIILKAITAALSVLIVLTTTNYFDIFAILARFLPKLIADSLFMTYRSFFILLKELKNLIMAVKVKRGLSPRKIFTNLKSLGDILGVLFIHAVDLSSRSSEILAIRGYKGGMAKYRNLRRFSKYDFAPLILSVAALLGVGIFG; from the coding sequence TTGGACTTATATTTTATTGATTATCTTGCTTCAAATGGACATAGCTTTTTTCATAAAGCGTCTGCGGTGTCAAAGATGATTTTTTCTATGTCGATTATTATTGCAATAATAATGTCTAACAGGCCATCTTTTCTTGCTTTCCTTTTGTTGTTTCTACTCCTGTTGTTAAAAGTACTGAAACAGCCTGTTTTAAAAATCCTTGCTATGACTTTTTATGTAGCAGTTTTCGCCATTATTTTTGCCGTTAGTCAGATTTCCGGTTCTTTTCTTTGGCCCCTTACGATAATTTTAAAAGCCATTACGGCTGCTTTGTCGGTTCTCATCGTGCTGACTACGACGAATTATTTTGATATATTTGCGATACTTGCTCGTTTTCTTCCAAAATTAATAGCTGATAGTTTGTTTATGACCTACCGTTCTTTTTTTATTCTTCTTAAAGAATTAAAGAATTTAATTATGGCAGTTAAAGTTAAAAGAGGACTTTCTCCTCGAAAGATATTTACGAACCTGAAGAGTTTAGGAGATATCTTAGGAGTTCTCTTTATTCATGCTGTGGATTTGAGCAGTCGAAGCTCGGAAATTTTGGCTATCCGAGGGTATAAAGGCGGTATGGCTAAATATAGGAATTTGCGCCGTTTCTCAAAATATGATTTTGCTCCATTAATTTTGAGTGTAGCAGCTCTTTTGGGGGTAGGGATTTTTGGATGA
- a CDS encoding Mrp/NBP35 family ATP-binding protein: protein MVLNDSNKACKTCGDEVDSSEKNPQENVKCCVAVMSGKGGVGKSLVTGLLAVALRNAGHKVGILDADLTGPSIPKMFGIKKKATGTGGKILPIESSNGIKIMSLNLLLDKEDDAVIWRGPIIAGAIKQFWTDVAWGDLDCLLIDLPPGTADAPLTVMQSIPLDGVVVVSSPQGLAVMIVKKALQMVRKLNIPILGIVENMSYACCPKCGEKINFFGKSNIGEITKDYDVDILAEIPIDTQIANLCDKGKIESYDVALLSKAKDVLEKVLKDKE from the coding sequence ATGGTTTTAAATGATTCAAACAAGGCTTGTAAAACTTGTGGCGACGAGGTAGATTCTTCTGAAAAGAATCCTCAAGAAAATGTCAAATGTTGTGTGGCGGTAATGAGCGGTAAAGGTGGGGTTGGAAAGTCATTGGTTACCGGGCTTTTGGCGGTTGCTTTGAGAAACGCGGGGCATAAGGTTGGAATTTTAGATGCTGATTTAACGGGTCCAAGCATTCCCAAAATGTTTGGAATAAAGAAAAAAGCTACGGGAACCGGGGGAAAGATTCTTCCGATTGAGAGCTCTAACGGAATTAAGATAATGTCGCTTAATCTTCTATTAGATAAAGAGGATGATGCTGTTATCTGGAGAGGCCCAATTATCGCGGGAGCCATAAAACAATTTTGGACCGACGTTGCCTGGGGGGACTTGGATTGCCTCTTAATAGATTTGCCTCCGGGAACAGCCGATGCGCCCTTAACGGTGATGCAATCTATACCTTTAGATGGGGTTGTGGTCGTGTCTTCACCGCAGGGCTTGGCGGTTATGATTGTTAAAAAGGCTCTTCAGATGGTAAGAAAACTAAATATTCCCATCCTTGGAATAGTTGAAAATATGAGCTACGCTTGTTGTCCAAAATGCGGGGAGAAGATAAATTTCTTCGGAAAAAGCAACATTGGTGAGATAACAAAAGATTATGATGTAGATATTTTAGCTGAGATTCCAATAGATACTCAAATAGCTAATCTTTGCGATAAAGGAAAAATTGAAAGTTATGATGTTGCACTTTTAAGTAAGGCAAAAGACGTTTTGGAAAAAGTTTTAAAAGATAAAGAGTAA
- a CDS encoding energy-coupling factor ABC transporter ATP-binding protein, which yields MNEIVRVRCLKHVYPDATEVSVCGLDFVVHEGEKVVILGSNGSGKTTLLAHIIGLLKATEGEIKVFGKVPTKEFDEVILNIGVVFQNVDEQIIGPTVEDDIAFVLRNRGVPSNEVDERVNAMMETIGITNLRSKIPHYLSGGEKKKVALAGALIANPALLVLDEPFKGLDPIAKEEIIKLLSEINTKHKSALVITTHEVNLVPRIADVVYVLSGGNIIARGNPKEIFLNPHVLHQANMQPPDFLELFFNLQKMGLNVELPSTMEEATEILARLLNKNRD from the coding sequence ATGAATGAAATAGTCAGAGTAAGGTGTTTAAAACACGTCTATCCTGATGCAACTGAGGTAAGTGTCTGCGGTTTGGATTTTGTTGTTCACGAAGGCGAAAAAGTGGTGATTCTTGGCTCCAATGGCTCCGGAAAGACCACTTTGCTTGCTCACATTATTGGACTTTTGAAGGCTACTGAAGGAGAAATTAAGGTTTTTGGAAAAGTTCCTACAAAGGAATTTGATGAAGTTATATTAAATATCGGAGTGGTTTTTCAAAATGTTGATGAGCAGATAATAGGGCCGACAGTTGAAGACGACATCGCCTTTGTTCTAAGAAATCGAGGTGTTCCATCTAATGAAGTTGACGAAAGAGTAAACGCAATGATGGAAACAATTGGGATAACCAATCTTAGAAGCAAAATCCCTCATTACTTAAGTGGCGGGGAGAAGAAGAAAGTGGCTTTAGCGGGAGCACTAATTGCAAATCCTGCTCTTTTGGTTTTGGATGAACCATTCAAAGGGCTTGATCCAATAGCAAAAGAAGAAATAATTAAGTTGTTATCGGAGATAAACACCAAACATAAATCCGCTCTTGTTATTACGACTCATGAGGTAAATTTGGTACCCAGAATTGCGGATGTAGTTTATGTTTTAAGCGGAGGAAATATTATAGCTCGTGGAAATCCCAAGGAAATTTTTTTAAACCCTCATGTTTTGCACCAAGCCAATATGCAACCCCCCGACTTTTTGGAGCTATTTTTCAATTTGCAGAAGATGGGTCTCAATGTTGAGCTTCCTTCAACTATGGAAGAGGCAACAGAGATACTTGCTCGATTGCTTAATAAAAACAGAGATTAA
- a CDS encoding HAMP domain-containing protein: MRIGKKLYLIIVFFAILMGLSGFIGYMGINGVSKSAEEVSRRMALAESAEGLNVKFQEALMPPHDYIIHGNVTERDNFKEAWTALEEQFNEVYKTTNAIGCPRCKELIEEIQVNDLPKLKTKANEILNLDNPVGNHLSGNLMEEMDVVAAQMTDDVRELADKSKQVANVTLNDAKTVQQRSSMAIIFSGFWITFIGLAVGFFVSKKIVGNIDALEEGVQAVVAGDLTRRIRIKSRDELGKLANSFNQMSRRLEKSQRELELWGETLEDKIKERTKELVLANKQIRRRADELAVVFNVSKDISLTLDLKELLKRILKGTAPLVNAKFGAILLVDEEKLKRCWAYQEKLGKNHCSNCESCSAYTSDNLECWTINGTCC, encoded by the coding sequence TTGAGAATAGGGAAAAAGCTTTACCTTATTATAGTTTTTTTTGCCATTTTAATGGGCCTATCTGGCTTTATAGGTTATATGGGAATTAATGGGGTGAGCAAGAGCGCTGAAGAGGTTTCCAGAAGAATGGCCCTGGCGGAATCTGCAGAGGGACTAAATGTGAAGTTTCAGGAAGCTCTAATGCCTCCACACGACTATATTATTCATGGCAATGTGACCGAACGCGATAATTTTAAAGAGGCGTGGACGGCTTTGGAAGAGCAATTTAACGAAGTTTATAAAACGACAAACGCAATCGGTTGCCCAAGATGTAAAGAGTTGATAGAAGAGATCCAAGTTAATGATTTGCCTAAATTAAAAACAAAGGCAAATGAAATACTGAATTTAGATAATCCTGTTGGAAATCATCTGAGCGGCAACTTAATGGAAGAAATGGATGTAGTTGCCGCTCAGATGACTGACGATGTTAGAGAACTGGCGGATAAGAGCAAACAAGTGGCCAATGTAACACTAAATGATGCCAAAACAGTTCAACAACGCTCCAGTATGGCCATAATTTTTTCGGGTTTTTGGATAACTTTTATCGGTCTCGCGGTTGGTTTTTTTGTTTCTAAAAAGATTGTGGGAAATATTGATGCGTTAGAAGAAGGAGTACAAGCTGTTGTCGCAGGTGATTTAACTCGGAGGATAAGAATAAAATCGAGAGATGAGCTCGGTAAGCTTGCAAACTCTTTTAACCAAATGAGTCGAAGGCTTGAAAAATCTCAAAGAGAACTTGAGCTTTGGGGAGAGACTCTTGAAGATAAAATTAAAGAGAGAACTAAAGAGTTGGTTTTGGCAAACAAACAAATTAGGAGACGAGCTGATGAGCTGGCAGTCGTATTTAATGTTTCAAAAGACATAAGTTTAACTTTAGACTTAAAAGAACTTTTAAAGCGAATTCTTAAAGGAACAGCTCCTCTTGTAAATGCTAAATTTGGGGCTATCCTCTTGGTTGATGAAGAAAAACTCAAAAGATGTTGGGCTTATCAAGAAAAGTTGGGCAAAAACCATTGTAGTAATTGTGAAAGTTGTTCTGCTTATACTTCAGATAATCTTGAATGTTGGACCATTAACGGAACCTGCTGTTGA